In Hydrogenobacter hydrogenophilus, the following proteins share a genomic window:
- a CDS encoding bifunctional 3'-5' exonuclease/DNA polymerase, with product MKYSYITSREGLRHLENKLKSESYVFLDTETTEEKIRLVQLGDKESIYIVDLFETGEYGVEFLKNLLADKGIVGHNLKYDLKFLYRYEIEPYAVFDTMIASQLIGEIERHSLQKVAMHYLGKVIDKSLQMSNWAKAVLSKEQLEYAALDVKMVKDLFFIMLEKLNSDKHQEEILLKTRTSKVFGLKNPIAIIEMAFVQEVAKLELNGIGVDESKVDELIKEYKRSLQKKVMDFMVAYRVDPMSPKQLGEFLTKNLGLDLPKTEKGNISTDDKVLSSFTYHHVVQKLLEIRSIKKLLDKLEEIKSYIKNGSVYPEFKQIGAITGRMSSLNPNVQNIPRELRSVFKAREGKILVISDFSQIELRIASEYVGDEKMIRAFKEGRDLHRYTASILLGKREEEVSKEERQLAKAVNFGLIYGISAKGLSEYAKSYGIDLSVDEAQKIRDKFFEYFVSFKNWHEKVKRELKEFKESRGYTLLGRKYVAHTFPDAVNYPVQGSGADLLKLSVLMFDAEIKKEGLKAQVVNLVHDEIVVECEEKDAITVKELLEKAMKHAGKVILKRVPVEVESIIKDRWVKE from the coding sequence GGTTTGCGCCATTTGGAAAATAAGTTAAAGTCCGAAAGTTATGTTTTCCTTGACACAGAAACCACTGAAGAAAAGATAAGGTTAGTGCAGTTAGGAGATAAAGAAAGCATATATATTGTGGATCTTTTTGAAACAGGAGAATACGGAGTGGAGTTTTTAAAAAACCTGCTTGCGGACAAGGGTATAGTGGGGCACAATCTCAAATACGACCTTAAGTTCCTTTACAGATACGAGATAGAACCTTACGCAGTCTTTGATACCATGATAGCAAGTCAGCTTATTGGTGAGATAGAAAGACACTCTTTGCAAAAGGTTGCTATGCACTACTTGGGTAAGGTGATAGATAAAAGCCTACAGATGTCTAATTGGGCAAAGGCGGTTCTCTCAAAAGAGCAGTTAGAGTATGCAGCCCTTGATGTTAAGATGGTAAAAGACCTGTTTTTTATAATGCTTGAGAAACTTAACTCAGACAAACACCAAGAAGAGATACTTCTCAAAACAAGAACATCTAAGGTGTTTGGACTTAAAAATCCCATAGCCATAATAGAGATGGCTTTTGTGCAAGAGGTTGCCAAGTTAGAATTAAACGGCATTGGTGTAGATGAAAGCAAGGTGGATGAACTAATAAAAGAATACAAAAGGTCTCTACAAAAGAAAGTGATGGACTTTATGGTAGCATACAGAGTGGATCCCATGTCTCCCAAACAGCTGGGAGAGTTCCTAACTAAGAATTTGGGCCTTGACCTTCCCAAAACAGAAAAGGGCAATATATCCACTGACGATAAGGTGTTGTCCTCTTTTACATATCACCACGTTGTCCAAAAGCTTCTTGAGATAAGAAGCATTAAAAAGCTTCTTGACAAGCTTGAGGAGATAAAAAGCTACATAAAAAACGGAAGCGTTTATCCAGAATTTAAACAGATAGGTGCTATAACAGGAAGGATGTCAAGCCTAAATCCCAACGTTCAAAACATACCAAGGGAGCTAAGAAGCGTATTTAAGGCACGAGAAGGGAAAATTCTCGTTATCTCGGACTTTTCTCAAATTGAGCTGAGGATCGCAAGTGAGTATGTGGGAGATGAGAAGATGATAAGAGCCTTCAAAGAAGGAAGAGACCTTCACAGATACACAGCCAGCATCCTTTTAGGAAAGAGGGAGGAAGAGGTTAGTAAGGAAGAAAGACAGCTTGCCAAGGCGGTGAACTTTGGTCTCATATACGGTATATCTGCAAAAGGTCTTTCTGAGTATGCAAAAAGCTACGGTATAGACTTATCCGTTGATGAAGCCCAGAAGATAAGGGATAAGTTTTTTGAATACTTTGTGAGCTTTAAAAACTGGCACGAAAAGGTAAAGAGAGAGCTAAAAGAGTTTAAAGAATCAAGGGGTTATACTCTTTTGGGTAGGAAGTATGTGGCTCATACTTTTCCTGATGCGGTAAATTATCCAGTGCAGGGCTCAGGAGCAGACCTTCTCAAACTATCTGTACTCATGTTTGATGCGGAAATAAAGAAGGAAGGTTTAAAAGCTCAGGTGGTTAATCTTGTGCACGACGAGATAGTGGTTGAGTGCGAAGAAAAGGACGCAATCACAGTAAAGGAGCTTTTGGAGAAAGCTATGAAGCATGCAGGAAAGGTTATACTCAAACGAGTACCTGTGGAAGTTGAGAGTATAATAAAAGACAGGTGGGTAAAGGAATGA
- a CDS encoding tetratricopeptide repeat protein, with product MMLRSLVLLVMLFGFSCAEKTVVVREEPVHRPPGLAVASEKALENGKKQLAKGHCKQAIHEFNKALEKDPRNFYALYWLGVAEGMCGYYPQAYERLNLVIRYAPDPVWTARVYATLGLTLLYMGRDDDAVLYFERAKSIDPRNELVAVYYEGEDKKHKKGKGKLKKKPKDEEGYRITLKWMD from the coding sequence ATGATGCTAAGGTCATTAGTTTTATTAGTGATGCTTTTTGGGTTTTCTTGTGCTGAAAAAACAGTAGTTGTAAGGGAGGAGCCTGTCCATAGACCACCTGGGCTTGCTGTAGCTTCAGAAAAGGCATTAGAAAACGGTAAAAAACAGCTTGCCAAAGGACACTGCAAACAGGCGATTCATGAATTTAACAAGGCTCTTGAAAAAGATCCGAGGAACTTTTACGCTCTTTACTGGCTTGGTGTAGCGGAAGGTATGTGTGGATACTACCCGCAGGCATATGAGAGGCTAAACTTGGTAATAAGGTACGCACCAGACCCTGTGTGGACAGCGAGGGTTTATGCCACCTTAGGGCTTACTCTTTTATACATGGGAAGAGATGATGATGCGGTCCTTTACTTTGAAAGGGCAAAAAGTATAGACCCGAGAAACGAACTTGTAGCAGTTTATTACGAAGGTGAAGATAAAAAGCATAAGAAGGGCAAAGGAAAGTTAAAGAAAAAACCCAAAGATGAAGAGGGCTATAGAATAACTCTCAAATGGATGGATTAG